From Rhodococcus sp. B7740, one genomic window encodes:
- a CDS encoding DUF3117 domain-containing protein has protein sequence MAAMKPRTGDGPLEATKEGRGIVMRVPLEGGGRLVVELTPDEAAALGDELKGVTG, from the coding sequence ATGGCGGCGATGAAGCCCCGGACCGGGGACGGTCCCCTCGAAGCAACCAAAGAGGGACGAGGAATCGTCATGCGCGTCCCGCTCGAGGGGGGCGGCCGATTGGTCGTCGAATTGACCCCCGACGAGGCCGCGGCGCTCGGTGACGAATTGAAGGGTGTCACCGGCTGA
- a CDS encoding methyltransferase domain-containing protein, with the protein MLTDVVDVLLCPQCRAREVDSGLGVGDTDRALWCDRGHSFDVARQGYVSLLTGDGGKFTGDSAEMIAARDAFLGEGHFDPIARAVSAGVPVDSELVLDVGVGTGHYLAAVLDDHPEARGMGVDVSKFAARRAARSHPRLGSVVADIWSGLPVRSGALSAVTCVFAPRNAGELNRVLVDDGVLVVVTPTTRHQRELRGPLGLIGVDEDKPRRLSESLSGLFEPVTESPLEYSMMLSHNDIEALIGMGPSARHGDPEARAAALTQLPDTTEVTASVTVSTYRKTNR; encoded by the coding sequence ATGCTGACCGACGTCGTGGACGTGCTTCTGTGTCCGCAGTGCCGAGCACGCGAGGTCGACTCCGGGCTCGGTGTCGGCGACACGGATCGGGCGCTGTGGTGCGATCGAGGGCACTCGTTCGATGTCGCTCGGCAGGGGTACGTCAGTCTGCTGACCGGTGACGGCGGCAAGTTCACCGGCGATTCGGCCGAGATGATCGCCGCGCGCGATGCGTTCCTGGGGGAGGGGCACTTCGACCCGATTGCCCGAGCAGTGTCTGCGGGGGTCCCGGTGGACAGCGAGTTGGTGCTCGACGTCGGGGTCGGAACCGGTCACTATCTCGCGGCTGTTCTCGACGACCACCCCGAGGCTCGGGGGATGGGCGTCGACGTGTCGAAGTTCGCGGCCAGGCGCGCTGCGCGGTCCCATCCCCGGCTGGGGTCCGTGGTCGCCGACATCTGGAGCGGACTTCCGGTGCGGTCGGGTGCCCTGTCCGCGGTGACGTGCGTCTTCGCTCCGCGCAACGCCGGAGAACTGAATCGGGTACTCGTCGACGACGGCGTGTTGGTGGTCGTCACGCCCACGACGCGGCATCAGCGCGAGCTGCGGGGGCCGCTGGGACTCATCGGTGTCGACGAGGACAAGCCCCGCCGCCTGAGCGAATCGTTGTCCGGTCTGTTCGAACCGGTCACGGAATCTCCGCTGGAATACTCGATGATGCTTTCGCACAACGACATCGAGGCTTTGATCGGCATGGGCCCGTCGGCGCGTCACGGTGACCCCGAGGCGCGGGCTGCGGCGCTGACGCAGCTACCGGACACCACTGAGGTCACCGCGTCGGTGACGGTGTCGACCTATCGCAAGACGAATCGCTGA